CCAACTTTGGAAAGTTAACTTAGACAAAAGTCTAATATGTAGAGTAAAAATGACCAGAGGAAGTATAACATTTCTCTCTCTGTGTCTCGCAGCATCCATGCCTAGCCTATACGCACCTGGTCTAGCGAATTTTGTGATCCATGATTTGTCTTGAATATAGTAGCAAGCTAGTACTGTGCAGCCTGCTTCACTATAGCTACCTAAGCATAGGACAGGACGCATGTGTTGCGAGGCTCTCAGTGTGTACTCTGTCAGTCCAGCCGCTGCACGGCATGCATGCTACTAGTGGTTGGGGCCCGCCATTGCGGGCTTCTTGAGAGAAAGTTATGCGTGTATTTTTTTCCTCTAAAAAACCCTCAACTCCATctcaaaattaaaaaaaaaaaatTCTCACAACACGTGAACATCACATCCatctcaaaaagaaaaaaaaaagccTAAAAACATTCTTAAAATGAAAAAGAAACAAAAGTCTCACTTTCATCATTCAAAAATAATCTTCAAAAAAAGCTTttctcaaaagaaaaaaagatatCAATTTCATCTTTCAAAAAATCAAAAAGTTTCTCAATTTCATCTTCCAAAAAAAAAATTCCACGGCCAACCAACATGCGCCACGTGGCCATGCTGGTTGGCCACCATTCTCGCGTAGCTTATTGTTAGGAAATGAAAAAGAAACAATAGTCTCACTTTCATCTTTCAAAAATAATCTTAAAAAAAGCTTTTCTCAAAAGAAAAAAATATCAATTTCATCTTTAAAAAAAAGTTTCTCAATTTCAtctttaaaaaaatcaaaaagttTTTTCCCATGGCCAGCCAGCATGCGCCACGTGGCCATGCTGGTTGGCCACCATTCTCCCGTACCTTATTGTTATGGATACGCAGCGATTTTACAAGCCGCCACACGGCAACGCATGCGTGCAGCACCACTACGTAGCAGGTCCGAGAAAGAACGGGTACTTGCCGACAAGCATGACCGGACATCAGAGTCCCATCTGTCAAAGACGACCATACATCTGTGTCCGATTTTGCACAAGGGCTTGCTAAAAATCAGTCGACTAAGATTTAACCAAGTCTTAGTCGACCATGAAACATTTTTTCTCAACGCTTGCAACTTTTTTTCTACCGGTTGCAGCATTCGTCTTGTTGATTGTAGCATGTTGTCCCTCATCGATTGTAGCATATCGTCTCACCGGTTGTAACACTTGTCATTAACGGTTGGAGCATTTTAATCACACCGGCTGCAGCACCAATTTTCATTGCTTATAAAACCATTGCAACATTTTTCGTCATCGGTTGTAGCATCTAGCCGTACCGCTTGCAGCAAAAGAACTACGCTGACGTCACTCGACTATGACTTGGTTAAGTCTTAGTCGACTGAGTTCTAGACAGACCTATAAATAAACGCCGCCTGATGGGAGATCCGTCGCTTCCCTCCTACCCTAGCCCTTTAGGCATCGGGCGCCGCCATCATCGCGGCCAGtgccggcggcagcggcggcaaaGATCTGCCTCGCGGGAGAGCTGGCGGCGCGAGGAGTTGGCCCCCCGGCGTCGCTTGGGGTGGCGGCGCAAGGGGGTCGAGCGGGGGCATCGCATAACTGTGTAGAGAAATTTATAAAACACAATTTTTTTGTTCGGACTGTGACATTGTCCCATAAATAGGTTGCACTGTAACATTGTCCCGGGAACAGCAATAACACCTGTAGCAGGTACGTATGCCCCTGGCAGGAGTTCCAGGTACAGCACGATGAGAACGTGCCGGTCGGTGTTCCAGGTACATGTCCTGGCCATGCTGTGTCGTGAACAGCACACGCCGTGGTGTGGCAGCGCGTCCCAGGTGCATGTTCATCGCGCCTTGAGTATTTAATTTGGTGTTGCCATTCTGATGTCTAGTCTTCTGTGACGGGACGTGGCCGTTCTTTGGTTTCAAGTTTCATATCTCCGTGTAAATAAATGCGACTTGAGAGTAAACCGGGGCAGTCTTATAATCGGAGGAATTAGTCAATGATCCAAACTGGGATGTAGTGATCGACTGATCGTGGTGATCTTGGAAATATGGGGCGAATACATCTGAATTGAGAAATAATTTTAATTCTTTTAAAAAAGTCAAAACTTTCTTAAACCTTTTTCTGACAAACATGGCCGAGCGTACTATTCGTGTAAAAAGGTTCGTGGACTAATGACTCGTGCTTTCCTCATGAAAAAAAAAACTAGAAGTTCAAAAGATGTGAATAATAACTTTTATATAGTATATTGATTTTGTTTTTTCATCCAGAATATCACTGTAGTCATTCTTTTACGAATCTTTTCACATGAGTGTTACACTAAGTCATATTTGTCACAATTTGTTTTCAGAATTTTCTGACTCTTTTTGTTAATTTAAATTCTCAAATTTTCAATTCGGGTGCATTGGGAGTTTGGGACCGAGACCGATTGGCTATTTCCATGGTCAATGAACAAGAAAGCGTATCCTTTGAGTGGTGATTATTGTGCTTCTGGTTCACTGAATGTAAAAAACCTGCGTTATGAATTAAAAATTTATAAAAATAATTAACAATATAGATATAGCATACATCTGATATGCGACATAATTTTAACGGTAAATTCAACTCACAACAAGAGAAACAAAATTtcttttgcaaaaaaaacaagaaaaacaaaaataaCGAATTAGATGTGATAGTGCTAACGGGCCCTATTCATAGCCTGGTTTAaataaactactccctccgttccaaattactcgtcgtgagTACTATATATAGCTACGGGAGCCAAAGGGTATTTCCCATGAtctttcttttttgtttctcgAGCTATGAGTTGAATTTAGAACTTACATATTTTGACATGATAGATATATGTTCTGTTCATGCACTAACTATTTTTAGCATTTTTGGGAACTTACTGCATTAAATTTTGAGTTTGGGCGCACCAATAGCGCAAGAGCCCTTGGTGGAACTTATAGGTCACACCGGACCGCTAGGGttcctcccctcgccgccgccaccgccccgacctagcctccccgccgccgccggccgccgggCGCGCGCCTCCCGGCCCGGCCCGctccccctccctcccctcccctcccgcGGCGCGCCCGCGCGCGCCCGGGGGGCTCCCTGCGGCTGCGGCCCTTGGCCCCgcctccctcccctcccccccgCCGTCGTCGGCGAGCTCCGTCGGGCAAAGCCcggggggcgcggcggcggcggggccctcCTTCCCCGTCCGCTTGGGGGCGCCGGCGCGGGGCGGCTCCTTCGAGCGGCGGCGTTGGACGTCCGCGGGATCCAGCGGCGCGGTGGCGGTTtcgcggggcggcggggtggcctGCTGGTGGCGGCGCTCCAGCGTCCCTCCTTCTGCGCGCGGGGCGGCTGCGGTGCTCCCGGCTCGGGAGGTGGCGCGCGACCGGTCTCTTgccggatccggccggatctggctttgggggccggccggcggcgcctGGCTCCGGTGGTGCGTGCCCGACGGCTCCGGCGCTTGGAGCTCGCCGGGCGACGCGGGTAGGGCAGCGGCTGGGCGTGGCCGCTGCTCCGGCCGTGGGCGGCGGTAGGGGTAGGTCTCGGTGGTGGCCTACCGGTGTCGTGGCGGCTTCACGGTGGCTCGATGGATCTGCCCGCGGCAACGGCCGGCTTCTCTGGCGTCGGTGTGTCTGCGTTCGGGCCGTCTCGACCTTCACCCCATCTCCTCGTCGCCCGGGCGCTACCTCCATCAATGGGCTGGTCCTCTCCCAGCTGCGGTCCACCGCTCGTCTCGCGCACGATgcagcaggaccgagctcgtctcgcgcacggtgcagcaggactgacctcgtccccctctcggtgctgcaggaccgagctcgtctcgcgcttGGGCAGCAGGATGGGTCGGTGGATGCCAGTTCTGGCCGACCCTTTGGGTCTCGACGCTGGGGGTTGCCCAGGGGTGCGAAAGGTGGGACCTTTCCGCTCGTCCTTTTCGTTGGGGTGCGGCGGGTCTCGGGTGAGGTGGTGTCGAGGTCTTGGATGCTGGGGCAGCGGCCCTGGTGGTGGTTGCGCGGTGCTCTTGGGCAGAGCCCGTGCCTTGGTGCTGCCCGGTCACCATGGTCGTGTGGGCGGCGTGGTTGCCGGGGTGTGGCGCTCGGTGGTGCTGAATATTGGCCGAGGTGAAAACCTGCTCTATCTTCGGAcggaccggcggcggcgaagatcgttcccttcttgaaggcgtcgtcgcggCTCTCATTGCCCGTCATGCGGCTCCGGGGgaaactttgatccttggatcaggcggtggcggcgctccggcgtcgtACCCTTCCTGAAGGCGCCGCCTTGGAGTGTATGGTTCGTCATATGTAGCTTCATCTCTTCGGGGCGGTAGTGCTAGGAGTGGTGTTGCTGCGCTCAGCGCCTATGTATCCTGTCATGGATGTGTGCGTGTGTTGTGATGGCGTAGCGTGTGTTTGTACTGAATACTTGTGGTTTgatgctttatatataaagcgagGTGAAAGCCTTTTTCGATAAGAGCCCCTGGTATATTAGTTACATGTGTTGTTAAGCAAGGAGGCATCAAACGTGTGTTGCCCCTACTTCTTGGCGTTGGAGTTGCCCGGCGTTTGCCTTTGGAGTTGCGGCTAGTCGGCCATCATGTCTACGGCGGCAGGGGTGGAGCTAGCATCTGGTTACGCCTTGGGCTAAGCTAGCTTTAAGCGATGCACCTTAGTGATTCTCTATACTTTGCAAAGATGAATTACGAGAGACGTTGTTACCAGGCCTAGGGCTATAGTGCTAGTTGCCCCATGGCTGTCATCATACAGAATCTTGTTTGTTTGTTCTTTCCTGTGGACCACAAGACAAACTTGGTGGAACTTTCGGGATCAAATTCAACGCGTACCGACAGGTTTGGATCAACAGACTTCATATTTCTAAAACTTGACAGTCTTATAGATGTCATCCGTTAGTGCATCTTGAGCTATCCTTGAGCAAAGATACCTTAAGTTCTGCTTATGGAGCGGTGTGCTGGTCTGATCTCCATGTGTTGTTGCATTGATAATATTGTATACCTTGCTGAGGGCTTCCTGAGGCTAATATAATTCTCTCTGAGATTCTTGATGAAATTCATAAGAACCGGATTAGTCTGACTGTGAATTCCACTACCTTGTCTCCTGACGACTTGCAGATAGAGGGTGACTGTGCTCGTTACTGAATATGCTAACATACCAACCATGATCCTTGGTGTGGAGGAGCCGCATCCACGTCTTGCACTCTGTTTTGTACAGAAAAAAAAAATCTATTTGTCTGGTTTACCCTGCACATCACAACCACAAAGAGACAACGACAAAGCTAATGTCTACAATATAAATGCCAAGCGATTTCCAAGCACGAAAGAATCCAAACGCTTTTAAGATGGTCCCTCTTTCCACCTATGATGTAAGAGGAGTATTTGATCACAACCGGTCAACGGCAAGTCTGGACATGTAAACTTTCTCAACTATGGCAAGTTACTTTGCTAAAAGGAATTCTTTTGAATGGATCAATCATTCTTTTGCCCATATCGGTATAAATTCTCATGATTCGTCACATACACCAGACTTACTTTTGGAAGAAGAAAATATATTCTTCCATGGAGACCTCTCATTTATTGAAAAGTATAGTTAATTGTCATTCTCCAAGAACCATCGTATACAGATTTTTTTCACACTTTAAATTATCACAAATTATTTGTATCGGCTCAAGAAATGATCATCGAAAAAGGTTGGGAAATGCAGTAAAAGATCAAAAAAACCATTAGTAATTTGACAAATATGCTATCGGCTTACATGTATGTATTTTACGGACCTTTTGGCACTTAATCAAAATGGGAAGAAAAATAAAGCTCAATTTGTGAGGATGTAACAGAGCTAAAAGTGGAAGATAAACAGGTTGCAATTAGTATAATGATATTTCTTTCCTTTTATTGTCTGACTTTAAGATGTAATCATTCACTGGTTCCTTATTTACGTAAAGTGCAAAGTCGATATTGACCTTGTAAAGGAATTAATAGATTCTTACCTCCCAAGAGGTAAGACACGTTCGACCCATTGGACTGGGAAAAATTGATGGCTCATATTAACTTGAAACATCTTATCATCACGAAATGGGGCAACAAGATGTAGTTCTACTGAACCTTCAAGCATGACGCTATGTAACTGACCTGGCACTAGCAAACAATTTCGTGCATCAGCTGGTAAGGCCGCCCATCTCCCCATCTGGATTTTGCATGACGAATTCCGAATCCGTTCTCCCAAGCATATAGGTTATACTGTTCGTACACTTCTTGGCATGAATCAAACGACATGCCATCTACAGGAGCAAAAGTGTCAGGTGTGCGTGCTTGCTTCAGACTTTAGGAGACGTCTTTCAATCGTGCTCAGTTTGCTCGGGGTTGCTCTGGCTGCAAGTCCATTATGAATCCGGTACCTGGGCCAAGAAGCTTGAATCATATTCAGTGTCGTGCGCTGTTTTTTTCAGAAACATGAAACAAGCTTTGTCTGAATAAGAGTTACAGATGCTCACCTGCGTTCCAACCTCCCGTTGCTTGATACGGCTAGTGTTCGCATCTCCACGGCCGCCGTTCTGTGCATCACTGCTAGGACGCCATGCGGGAAGAGATCGGACACGTCACAACCTACCACTTCAGATCTGAAAAGGGGTTGAGGGAGGGTGCACGGGATATGAACAGATGAACAAGGAGTGGTACGAATAGAGGTGCTTCTCCGCTAGAACCAATGGAGTATATGTACACTAACCAGGGGATTGCTTCAGTTTCCAGATCAGGGATGATTGATCCGAGAATTTCTAGACCATGAACAGCCGCAGGTCCCTCTATTACTTCGATCGGAGAGACATGGCCATGGTTGGAATCAATGCGTCCCAgcactatgccatgccatcttcgCCGATCTGCGTGGATTCCATTGGCACCCACGACGGGTGGTGTGTTTCTCTGCGAGGGGTTGAAGACCAACGCAGGCTTGGGGTGAGGTCTTGTCGTTGGTTTGAAACACGGGCCGACATGTCTATCATCTCTTTCAATGGGATGCAACCATGTCAATATCCATGTGGACTGGCTGGTGACAGAGGCTATGGATTCTGCCTATGATAAACAGTAGCGATCTAGCCCAGATGCGTTTCAAATAATTTCAGTCTACTGCGCTTACTATTCACCTAGCCTGCAAATCCAAACCGTGGTGCAGAGACCCGCACATATCCCAATGGGCTGGGTACTGCTTGGATGGTCATGATAACCGGGTGTCTAGGCACCCGGGACCTAAAAATTCACTCTCTTGGATAATAGGTAGAATCATAGCCAACTCAAAATCTTGAGTTTTTTTCTAGTTACCAGAAAATACAAACTCGAAATTTTTGATAGACATTGGCTTCATCGCTTAGAGAAGAAGGCCGCCCACACCCGCTTCGCCGCTTCCTCGAGCAAGCAGCTCGCCCCGGTGTACAGGGCTACGATGCCCATGAAACCCACCAGATCGTCCCGTAGCTTTCGCCGACCGAGCCGCGTCCCTGCATGAATCACATGAACAACATCGATTGAACTATGGTAGAAAGACAAAATGGAGAACAGATGAGGGCGTAGATACATCGCTGCTCGATCTTACCAGACGGCGTCGCCGGAGTTACGCCTGCAGACGTGGTCGGTGAGCTCGCGGAGCAGCTGCTTGTTCATCCGGCATTCGGGGTCCTTGTCTCTGCCGTACATCTCGTCCGCTTCCGCCATCTCGTCGTACAACTCCTCCTTCATCCTCTGGATTCGCTTCAGGACGCGCTCCTTCTCGCCCCCACGACTGTGAGTTTGCTGCTGCTGGCGGCATGAGCAATGTCGTCAGTTATTTTTTCCTTTGGACGACCACACATGGGGAAGCCCCCACATTGcattaagaagaggaaaaaaatTATGAATCAAGAAGAGGAAAATTGAATCTGTTTACGAGGGAAATCGGATCCGAAAACCACACATGGTTTGGCTAATTATAGGGGGGAAACCGAGCGAAAATCATGAACTCCACTACCTAGCTAGATTAGACTAGGACCGGAGCGCCGCGAACAAGCGACACTAACATGACAGTACTGGAGGGTGTTCAGGTCTCCACGGCCTTAGCAGCCAGAGCCAGCATAGCAAGGCCGTCGATCAGGGAGCCGTACGTGCATGCCAATGGCCAAAAACAATCGATCGATCGGGGTGTGAAGGTGCGTACCTCGGTGTGGATGAACCTTGGAACGAGCTGCCGCTGCCCCAGCTCGACGGCCGGCGAGAGCCGCGATACTACCGTCTCCTGCGTCTGCCGGAGCGCATGGCCGCCAATCTTCCTCGCCgcgaaccctagcgccgccgcggCCATCGATCGCCGGTCTTTTCTTTACTGTAGCACGAGCAGTGCGTTGTATCGTTGTGGGGTCGTGGGTTAGGTTAACTCAGGGGCTGGCGTGGCCGCATGCATATATACGCGGCGCGTCGTGCCATACGGTCGGCTACAACTCACTCACGTACACGCCTTCCTTTTCAT
The Aegilops tauschii subsp. strangulata cultivar AL8/78 chromosome 3, Aet v6.0, whole genome shotgun sequence genome window above contains:
- the LOC109771749 gene encoding uncharacterized protein isoform X2, producing the protein MAAAALGFAARKIGGHALRQTQETVVSRLSPAVELGQRQLVPRFIHTEQQTHSRGGEKERVLKRIQRMKEELYDEMAEADEMYGRDKDPECRMNKQLLRELTDHVCRRNSGDAVWDAARSAKATGRSGGFHGHRSPVHRGELLARGSGEAGVGGLLL
- the LOC109771749 gene encoding uncharacterized protein isoform X1, which translates into the protein MAAAALGFAARKIGGHALRQTQETVVSRLSPAVELGQRQLVPRFIHTEQQQTHSRGGEKERVLKRIQRMKEELYDEMAEADEMYGRDKDPECRMNKQLLRELTDHVCRRNSGDAVWDAARSAKATGRSGGFHGHRSPVHRGELLARGSGEAGVGGLLL